In a genomic window of Phoenix dactylifera cultivar Barhee BC4 unplaced genomic scaffold, palm_55x_up_171113_PBpolish2nd_filt_p 001920F, whole genome shotgun sequence:
- the LOC120109228 gene encoding uncharacterized protein LOC120109228, whose protein sequence is MAIRCSYPGVILPRGQTKKAMPRASMLHNSHIQHSRAAATSSCKPFTTNKVVFEDQAMGIVCYIDGQGEVICEGYDEGPRFSRWSSNGADHQRRRDHQIPDFQQRMKLQIAKDDDFYRIIRKQN, encoded by the exons ATGGCAATAAGATGTTCTTACCCTGGTGTCATCCTTCCAAGAGGCCAGACCAAGAAGGCCATGCCAAGAGCTTCCATGCTGCACAACAGCCATATACAACACAGCAGAGCAGCAGCAACTTCTTCATGCAAACCTTTCACAACCAACAAG GTTGTTTTTGAAGACCAAGCAATGGGAATAGTCTGTTACATAGATGGACAGGGAGAAGTAATATGCGAGGGGTATGATGAAGGCCCGCGATTTAGTCGATGGTCATCGAATGGCGCAGATCACCAAAG GCGCAGAGACCATCAGATTCCTGATTTCCAACAAAGAATGAAGCTTCAAATTGCCAAGGATGATGACTTTTACCGAATCATTCGCAAACAAAACTAA